A genome region from Microcella alkaliphila includes the following:
- a CDS encoding YidC/Oxa1 family membrane protein insertase, with the protein MDPSSYFLVGPLITAAARGIDTLIGMLDPALGGASAPLVIAAITLVVRAALIPLDVRMTRAEGARRRLAPQLAALRARWKKRPEELQKRTMQLYRDAGVSPLAGMGSMLAQAPIVSVLYLALIAATLDGEPNPLVRYTLAGVSFAEPLGAAALTGSGAALLLAAGVVVSLSIAGWVQRQTMTRLQRGLPAADMPAGVTRALGVLPFVAIVPALVVPLGAAIYLVVSTLWSTIERPLLRRILWSEAEWAPQ; encoded by the coding sequence ATGGACCCCTCCAGCTATTTTCTTGTCGGCCCGCTCATCACCGCCGCCGCCCGCGGCATTGACACCCTCATCGGGATGCTCGACCCCGCTCTCGGCGGCGCCTCCGCCCCGCTCGTCATCGCCGCCATCACCCTCGTCGTGCGAGCCGCACTCATCCCGCTCGACGTGCGCATGACGCGAGCGGAGGGAGCCAGGCGCCGACTCGCCCCACAGCTCGCCGCCCTTCGCGCGCGCTGGAAGAAGCGGCCCGAAGAGCTACAGAAGCGCACCATGCAGCTCTACCGCGACGCTGGCGTGTCGCCGCTCGCCGGAATGGGGTCGATGCTCGCCCAGGCGCCCATCGTCTCGGTGCTCTACCTCGCCCTGATCGCCGCGACCCTCGACGGCGAGCCGAACCCGCTCGTGCGGTACACCCTCGCCGGGGTGTCGTTCGCCGAGCCGCTCGGCGCCGCCGCCCTGACGGGGTCCGGGGCAGCCTTGCTGCTGGCCGCCGGAGTCGTCGTGTCGCTGAGCATCGCCGGCTGGGTGCAGCGCCAAACCATGACTCGGCTGCAGCGGGGGCTGCCCGCAGCCGACATGCCCGCGGGAGTCACGCGTGCGCTCGGCGTGCTGCCCTTCGTCGCCATCGTGCCCGCCCTCGTGGTGCCGCTCGGTGCCGCCATTTACCTGGTCGTCTCCACGCTGTGGAGCACGATCGAGCGGCCCCTCCTGCGGCGCATCCTGTGGTCGGAGGCCGAGTGGGCGCCGCAGTGA
- a CDS encoding DUF6412 domain-containing protein, whose protein sequence is MAESLTRTLWASFGALGVTLALAISTAVGEAAPLAAAASVAASLLVIAAAVVASRGAVTAIPHAELAVGARSRAHRESLSHQAEPAHPLTAGRPLSRAPGVAIPAA, encoded by the coding sequence ATGGCCGAGTCGTTGACGCGCACCCTGTGGGCGTCGTTCGGCGCCCTCGGGGTCACTCTCGCTCTTGCCATATCGACGGCAGTGGGGGAGGCGGCACCGCTTGCAGCGGCCGCCAGCGTTGCGGCAAGCCTTCTCGTGATTGCCGCCGCCGTGGTCGCCAGCCGCGGGGCCGTCACCGCGATTCCGCACGCTGAACTCGCCGTCGGGGCGCGATCGCGCGCCCACCGTGAGTCGCTGTCTCACCAGGCCGAGCCCGCGCATCCGCTGACCGCCGGTCGGCCGCTGTCGCGCGCGCCGGGCGTCGCCATCCCGGCCGCCTGA
- a CDS encoding GOLPH3/VPS74 family protein encodes MTEQNRNQPRENCDTTTYPPTLAEDLLLLLFQPSTGTFAGENTLPYALGGAVLSDLALAGQVETTEAKPAGTVIRVVADAEPGDPLTRPGWQYIERKPRTAQAIIAAIGPELREETIRRLVDRGDLIERKGKTLGVFSSTEISEGDTGRRSELLEAVRNALVSGGAAEPRLAALCGLVFGSGMMPQLDPDIPWRSDTIAAAEAHLQGDWGAGAAAQAVARTIASGVINSLIAAGVLFPTVR; translated from the coding sequence GTGACCGAGCAGAACAGAAACCAGCCTCGCGAAAACTGCGACACCACGACCTACCCGCCAACCCTCGCCGAAGACCTCTTGCTGCTGCTCTTCCAGCCGAGCACCGGCACGTTCGCCGGCGAGAACACCCTGCCCTACGCCCTCGGCGGAGCGGTCTTGTCTGACCTCGCCCTCGCGGGCCAGGTCGAAACCACGGAAGCGAAACCAGCCGGAACGGTCATCCGCGTGGTGGCCGACGCCGAGCCGGGTGACCCGCTCACACGCCCCGGTTGGCAGTACATCGAGCGCAAGCCCCGCACAGCCCAAGCAATCATCGCGGCGATCGGCCCCGAATTGCGCGAAGAGACGATTCGGCGCCTCGTTGACCGCGGAGACCTGATCGAACGCAAGGGCAAGACGCTCGGCGTCTTCTCCAGCACCGAGATTTCCGAGGGCGACACCGGACGCCGGTCCGAGCTCCTCGAGGCGGTGCGCAACGCGCTGGTGAGCGGCGGGGCGGCCGAACCGCGCCTTGCCGCCCTCTGCGGACTCGTGTTCGGAAGCGGAATGATGCCGCAGCTCGATCCCGACATCCCGTGGCGTTCTGACACCATCGCGGCCGCCGAAGCGCACCTGCAGGGCGACTGGGGCGCGGGCGCCGCCGCGCAGGCGGTCGCACGCACGATCGCCAGCGGCGTGATCAACAGCCTCATCGCCGCCGGAGTGCTCTTTCCCACCGTCCGGTAG
- a CDS encoding IS30 family transposase, protein MVRWAWNKSQAGVKRRYFELVRQGLSGSTASEEVGVSFSCGSLWFIDAGSVKFIDTPISERYLTQDDRIEIADGLDAGESVKLIAARIGKSFQSVYREIARNKKPDGRYQPWYAHGQAHVARRRPKPHRFSSDPELRTVVAAKLGKRWSPQQISRWLRRRWPGRLGWHVCAETIYEAVYRGLIVVTDQEALRTGRKYRHKRGRGRNREGAMKQSTNMRSIHDRPAIVEERLQAGHWEGDLIIGAGQRSAIATLVERKSRSTLLVPIRGGRSAQIVGDALIDALESLPPRLRRTLTWDQGNEMFHHERIERDSGVKIYFADPHSPWQRGTNENTNGLLRQYFPKGIDLDQFTDQRLREVSEELNNRPRLILGDRSPAQLMRRWIRQPIRNDR, encoded by the coding sequence ATGGTGCGTTGGGCGTGGAACAAGTCGCAAGCGGGCGTGAAGAGGCGCTATTTCGAGCTTGTCCGGCAGGGGCTGAGCGGTTCGACTGCGTCGGAAGAGGTGGGAGTGTCGTTCAGCTGCGGATCGCTGTGGTTCATCGATGCTGGCAGCGTGAAGTTCATCGACACCCCGATCAGTGAGAGGTATCTGACCCAGGACGACCGGATCGAGATCGCCGACGGGCTTGACGCTGGCGAGTCAGTGAAGCTCATTGCCGCACGTATCGGGAAGAGCTTTCAGAGCGTGTATCGGGAGATCGCTCGCAACAAGAAGCCCGATGGTCGATATCAGCCTTGGTACGCGCACGGGCAGGCGCATGTCGCGCGGCGGCGCCCGAAGCCGCATCGGTTCAGCAGCGATCCGGAGCTTCGGACGGTGGTTGCAGCCAAGCTGGGCAAGCGATGGTCACCTCAGCAGATCAGCCGCTGGCTCCGCCGCCGATGGCCTGGGCGCTTGGGATGGCATGTCTGCGCGGAGACGATCTATGAAGCCGTCTATCGGGGCCTGATCGTCGTCACCGATCAGGAGGCGCTCCGGACCGGGCGCAAGTATCGTCACAAGCGTGGCCGCGGTCGCAACCGTGAAGGAGCGATGAAGCAGTCCACCAACATGCGCTCCATTCACGACCGGCCGGCCATCGTCGAGGAGCGACTGCAGGCGGGGCATTGGGAGGGCGACCTCATCATCGGTGCGGGGCAGAGATCGGCGATCGCGACGCTTGTGGAACGCAAGAGTCGCAGCACACTCCTCGTTCCGATCCGAGGCGGGCGATCTGCGCAGATCGTCGGTGACGCCCTCATCGATGCCCTGGAGAGCCTCCCGCCGCGGCTGCGCCGCACCCTGACATGGGATCAAGGAAACGAGATGTTCCACCACGAACGGATCGAACGCGACAGCGGCGTGAAGATCTACTTCGCCGACCCCCACTCGCCCTGGCAACGCGGGACGAACGAAAACACGAATGGGTTGCTCAGGCAGTATTTTCCGAAGGGCATCGACCTGGACCAGTTCACCGATCAGCGGCTCCGAGAAGTCAGCGAGGAACTCAACAATCGACCCCGTCTAATCCTCGGCGACCGGTCACCCGCGCAACTCATGAGACGATGGATTCGACAACCGATTCGCAACGATCGGTAG
- a CDS encoding IS256 family transposase, which produces MNPSSSGFATMTRNCPIYPVIFVDAIVVKVRDGQVRNTPFYVVMGVTVHGERDILGIWAGDGAEGARFWLQVFTELKNRGVEDVFIAVCDGLKGLPEAINTTWERTVVQQCIVHLIRNSFRYAGRQHRDAIVKGLRPVYTAPSEAAARDRFAEFAAEWGGRYPAIVQLWENAWAEFVPFLEYDVEIRKVICTTNAIESINARYRRAVRARGHFPNEAAALKCLYLVTRSLDPTGGGRARWAIRWKPALNAFAITFAGRFDRTNH; this is translated from the coding sequence CTGAATCCCTCTTCCTCAGGATTCGCAACGATGACTAGAAACTGCCCGATCTACCCGGTGATCTTCGTCGACGCGATCGTCGTCAAGGTCCGTGACGGGCAGGTCCGCAACACCCCGTTCTACGTCGTCATGGGCGTCACCGTGCACGGGGAACGCGACATCCTCGGGATCTGGGCCGGCGACGGCGCAGAAGGCGCGAGGTTCTGGCTGCAGGTGTTCACCGAGCTGAAGAACCGTGGCGTCGAGGACGTGTTCATCGCCGTCTGCGACGGGCTGAAGGGACTCCCCGAAGCGATCAATACCACCTGGGAGCGGACGGTCGTGCAGCAGTGCATCGTGCACCTGATCCGCAACAGCTTCCGCTACGCCGGCCGCCAGCACCGTGACGCGATCGTGAAGGGACTCCGACCCGTCTACACAGCCCCGTCCGAGGCTGCGGCCCGGGACCGGTTCGCCGAGTTCGCGGCCGAGTGGGGCGGCAGGTATCCGGCGATCGTGCAGCTATGGGAGAACGCGTGGGCCGAGTTCGTGCCGTTCCTCGAGTACGACGTCGAGATCCGAAAGGTGATCTGCACGACCAACGCGATCGAGTCGATCAATGCCCGCTACCGGCGAGCGGTCCGCGCCCGCGGACACTTCCCGAACGAGGCCGCGGCGCTGAAGTGTCTCTACCTTGTGACCCGGTCACTTGACCCCACCGGGGGCGGCAGGGCACGCTGGGCGATCAGGTGGAAGCCCGCGCTCAACGCGTTCGCGATCACCTTCGCCGGACGGTTCGACAGAACCAATCACTGA
- a CDS encoding DUF1905 domain-containing protein, translating to MPAAYVFDAELWEWPARASWFFVSVPEPISDEIDARTHGLTPGFGSVRVTVRVGGSAWATSVFPDTTRGCFVLPIKKAVRDAEGIAPGDSVRIHLDLADARP from the coding sequence ATGCCCGCCGCCTACGTCTTCGACGCCGAGCTCTGGGAGTGGCCCGCCCGCGCATCCTGGTTCTTCGTCAGCGTGCCCGAGCCGATCAGTGACGAGATCGACGCGCGCACCCACGGGCTCACGCCCGGCTTCGGCAGCGTGCGCGTCACCGTGCGCGTCGGCGGCAGCGCATGGGCGACGAGCGTCTTCCCCGACACCACCCGCGGATGCTTCGTGCTGCCCATCAAGAAGGCGGTGCGCGACGCCGAAGGGATCGCACCCGGCGACAGCGTACGCATCCACCTCGACCTCGCGGATGCTCGCCCCTAA
- a CDS encoding nuclease-related domain-containing DEAD/DEAH box helicase — translation MSEAGRSAGVEARRLVALADEHQRLAEIARNEAERWMIAHRTERQVAGSLAPLTAQGYTFLHDRGWPGARRGSRAQIDHVLVGPGGVFVVDTKAWREVTVAAGRIFRGQADVTDELAGLADVGYSTEAVLADVGLAPGEVHVLIVLAGSAMPPTPLEGLGGLMVVGERATAKHIAGFGRRLTDRAQNAVLARVLDHFPLVGDAPSELDASIPEPVASEPEPLLTLDEIADTFLAGMLAAPIEEWMAFLHPDQAKLVRRSFSGPSRVRGPAGCGKTVVGLHRAAYLARASTGRVIVTTYVRTLPDVLATLMTRLAPEVADRVEFTGVHQFALRVLRERGQRVTVKLPEANQAFNRAWNQVGMRGPLGALDRNAKYWQDELLHVIKGRGLTTFEQYADLARAGRRRRLTVDQRREVWRLYAQYQQNLREAGVMDFEDVILRAEASLRERPLEGVSAVVIDEAQDLSCAMIRMLHALVGDRPDGLTLIGDGQQTIYPGGYTLAEAGFSVTGRGVVLSTNYRNTREIAEFALQIVEGDEFVDIEGGAGRGDAAVAIPRTGPVPEVHQFGSVAAHDAAVVAHIHALVASGVDPGDVGVLAQTNRDVAAMDAALRSAGIETVLLTDYRGEVSGRVKVGTIKRAKGLEFKQVVLTRVPGRLLGGAARVGELEDGVRERFEIERRELYVGMNRARDRLWVGAFGHAGPTTKVDVRTKG, via the coding sequence GTGAGCGAAGCGGGACGATCGGCGGGCGTTGAGGCGCGCCGCCTGGTCGCCCTCGCTGACGAGCACCAGCGGCTTGCCGAGATCGCCCGCAACGAGGCCGAACGATGGATGATCGCCCACCGCACCGAACGCCAGGTCGCCGGCAGTCTCGCCCCGCTCACCGCCCAGGGCTACACCTTCTTGCATGACCGCGGCTGGCCGGGCGCCCGCCGCGGCAGCCGCGCGCAGATCGACCACGTACTGGTCGGCCCGGGCGGCGTCTTCGTCGTCGACACGAAGGCGTGGCGCGAGGTGACGGTCGCGGCCGGGCGCATCTTCCGCGGCCAGGCCGACGTCACCGATGAGCTCGCCGGACTCGCCGACGTCGGCTACAGCACCGAAGCGGTGCTCGCCGACGTGGGGCTCGCCCCCGGCGAAGTGCACGTGCTCATCGTGCTCGCCGGCTCAGCCATGCCGCCCACTCCCCTTGAGGGTCTCGGCGGCCTGATGGTCGTGGGCGAGCGTGCCACCGCGAAGCACATCGCCGGCTTCGGCCGCCGGCTCACCGACCGTGCGCAGAACGCGGTGCTGGCCCGGGTGCTCGACCACTTCCCGCTGGTGGGCGACGCGCCGTCGGAGCTGGATGCGAGCATCCCGGAGCCGGTCGCAAGCGAGCCCGAGCCGCTGCTCACGCTCGACGAGATCGCCGACACGTTTCTGGCCGGGATGCTCGCCGCCCCCATCGAGGAATGGATGGCGTTTCTGCACCCCGACCAGGCGAAGCTGGTGCGGCGCAGCTTTTCGGGCCCGTCGCGCGTGCGCGGGCCTGCCGGTTGTGGCAAGACGGTCGTCGGGCTGCACCGCGCCGCGTACCTGGCGCGCGCATCCACGGGCCGCGTGATCGTGACGACGTACGTGCGCACCCTGCCCGACGTGCTGGCGACGCTGATGACGCGGCTCGCGCCCGAGGTGGCCGACCGGGTCGAGTTCACCGGAGTGCACCAGTTCGCCTTGCGCGTGCTGCGCGAGCGCGGGCAGCGCGTCACGGTGAAACTGCCCGAGGCGAACCAGGCGTTCAACCGCGCGTGGAACCAGGTCGGCATGCGCGGCCCGCTCGGCGCCCTCGACCGCAACGCGAAGTACTGGCAGGACGAGCTGCTGCACGTCATCAAGGGCCGCGGGCTCACGACCTTCGAGCAGTACGCCGACCTGGCCCGCGCCGGGCGTCGGCGGAGGTTGACGGTCGACCAGCGCCGCGAGGTGTGGCGGCTGTACGCGCAGTACCAGCAGAACCTGCGCGAGGCGGGGGTCATGGACTTCGAGGACGTGATTCTGCGCGCCGAGGCGTCGCTGCGCGAGCGCCCGCTGGAGGGGGTCAGCGCGGTCGTGATCGACGAGGCGCAGGATCTGTCGTGCGCGATGATCCGCATGCTGCACGCCCTCGTCGGCGACCGCCCCGACGGCCTCACCCTCATCGGTGACGGCCAGCAGACCATCTACCCGGGCGGCTACACGCTCGCCGAGGCGGGCTTCTCGGTCACCGGCCGCGGAGTCGTGCTGTCGACCAACTACCGCAACACCCGCGAGATCGCGGAGTTCGCTTTGCAGATTGTTGAGGGTGACGAGTTCGTCGACATCGAGGGCGGAGCGGGGCGCGGGGATGCTGCGGTCGCGATCCCGCGCACGGGCCCGGTTCCCGAGGTGCACCAGTTCGGTTCTGTGGCGGCGCATGACGCGGCGGTCGTCGCGCACATTCACGCTTTGGTCGCGTCGGGCGTCGACCCGGGCGACGTCGGCGTGCTCGCGCAGACGAACCGCGACGTTGCGGCGATGGATGCTGCACTGCGTTCCGCAGGAATCGAGACCGTGCTGCTCACCGACTACCGCGGCGAGGTGTCGGGGCGGGTGAAGGTCGGCACCATCAAGCGTGCGAAAGGCTTGGAGTTCAAGCAGGTGGTGTTGACGCGGGTGCCGGGGCGGTTGCTGGGTGGGGCCGCCAGAGTTGGCGAGCTTGAGGATGGGGTTCGCGAGCGGTTCGAGATCGAACGGCGGGAGCTGTACGTCGGGATGAACCGAGCGCGCGATCGGTTATGGGTCGGGGCCTTTGGACACGCTGGACCCACGACAAAAGTCGATGTGCGAACGAAAGGTTGA
- a CDS encoding Pycsar system effector family protein, producing MFYSLALRILAESREELARADGKASILLAAASLIAGVVLSAILAGDWQPGDLNLCSQIAWWAGILSAAVGIVALATAVYPRTKYRGARPPSVIAYFGDVAMTPVHTLAKRLRETAASTDAVIDQMKAIAWIVDRKYLGIQTALWAFALAGLLCIGSVVVDQIFF from the coding sequence TTGTTCTACTCGCTCGCTCTCCGCATTCTTGCGGAGTCAAGGGAAGAACTCGCCCGCGCGGACGGTAAGGCATCGATCCTGCTCGCTGCCGCGTCACTGATAGCGGGCGTAGTTCTGTCAGCAATTCTTGCTGGTGACTGGCAACCTGGTGACTTGAATCTTTGTAGCCAGATCGCCTGGTGGGCTGGAATCTTGAGCGCCGCGGTCGGGATAGTCGCATTGGCAACCGCCGTGTATCCGCGCACCAAGTACCGGGGCGCGCGACCGCCGAGTGTGATCGCTTACTTTGGGGACGTTGCGATGACACCAGTGCACACCCTCGCGAAGCGTTTGCGTGAGACCGCTGCGAGCACCGATGCGGTAATCGATCAGATGAAGGCCATAGCGTGGATTGTGGATCGCAAGTATCTCGGTATCCAGACGGCGTTGTGGGCATTTGCACTAGCCGGTCTGCTTTGTATCGGTTCAGTCGTTGTCGATCAAATCTTTTTCTAG
- a CDS encoding adenylate/guanylate cyclase domain-containing protein has product MAIDLDGLLKQVGDRTAEKLDSLPDVIEKGQDLDVTKLPINSTWHRLADVVCVVADLERSTNLAKGRTPAGVASIYDAGVGSIVRILASFGADFIDIQGDAAFALFWDERRYERAFCAAMTIRTYNPTFTKEVHNRWPKAASTGFKVGVASGPVLVKRVGPERQVDFQEPVWAGRPVNYAVKTAQQGATDRLLVTGSVWDVIGKNDYIAFSCGCDSGVPGREPSVLWKSIELEKIPDGQRHGTYVGSTWCSTHGQDFCTEIMAGKTARGGIPHREMSKRNLLDEGTVLLKDASRQRAEEKAASLKTFLDASK; this is encoded by the coding sequence GTGGCGATTGATTTGGATGGCTTGCTGAAACAAGTTGGTGACCGTACGGCAGAGAAGCTTGATTCCCTGCCCGACGTCATCGAGAAGGGTCAAGATCTCGACGTCACGAAACTCCCAATCAACTCCACGTGGCATCGGCTTGCTGACGTTGTTTGTGTGGTGGCGGATCTTGAGCGCTCCACCAATCTCGCGAAGGGACGAACTCCAGCTGGTGTGGCGAGCATTTACGATGCGGGCGTGGGGTCAATCGTCCGGATTCTCGCGAGCTTTGGCGCAGACTTCATCGATATTCAGGGCGATGCCGCTTTCGCGCTTTTCTGGGACGAAAGGCGCTATGAAAGGGCTTTCTGTGCCGCGATGACGATCAGGACCTACAATCCAACCTTTACAAAGGAAGTCCACAACCGTTGGCCAAAGGCAGCGTCAACAGGATTCAAGGTTGGCGTAGCGAGCGGACCAGTGCTTGTGAAGCGCGTTGGCCCAGAACGTCAGGTTGACTTCCAAGAGCCTGTGTGGGCGGGACGACCCGTGAACTACGCGGTGAAGACCGCGCAACAGGGCGCGACTGATCGACTGTTGGTAACCGGTTCCGTGTGGGACGTAATCGGCAAGAACGATTACATCGCCTTTTCGTGCGGGTGTGACTCCGGGGTCCCCGGGCGCGAACCGTCGGTGCTCTGGAAGTCAATTGAGCTTGAGAAGATCCCCGATGGGCAGCGACACGGAACGTACGTTGGAAGCACGTGGTGCAGTACGCATGGCCAAGACTTCTGTACTGAGATCATGGCGGGCAAGACTGCACGCGGGGGCATTCCCCACCGTGAGATGAGCAAGCGGAATCTCTTGGACGAGGGGACTGTCCTGCTCAAGGATGCCTCTCGGCAACGCGCTGAGGAGAAGGCGGCATCGCTCAAGACCTTCTTGGACGCGAGCAAGTGA
- a CDS encoding GNAT family N-acetyltransferase, whose translation MRSSHRHRGIGRGLVRLLLDHGAARNIAQFTVDANESALQFYAHLGFSANSLKLERTIPTQ comes from the coding sequence GTGCGATCAAGTCATCGTCACCGCGGCATTGGCCGGGGATTGGTGCGGCTATTGCTGGATCACGGTGCCGCGCGGAACATTGCGCAGTTCACAGTTGACGCGAATGAGAGCGCCTTGCAGTTCTATGCGCACCTGGGATTCTCGGCCAACTCGTTGAAGTTGGAGCGAACAATACCCACACAGTAG
- the gatB gene encoding Asp-tRNA(Asn)/Glu-tRNA(Gln) amidotransferase subunit GatB: MARAELMDFDKALELFEPVLGFEVHVELSTKTKMFSDAPNPAFSGNAITEPNTAITPVCLGLPGSLPVVNETAVQYSISLGLALGCQIAPSSRFARKNYFYPDLAKNYQISQYDEPIAFEGMLEVELEDGELWQVPIERAHMEEDAGKLTHVGGSTGRIQGAEFSLVDYNRAGVPLVEIVTKPIYGAEHRAPELAKAYVSTIRDIVRALGISEARMERGNLRCDANVSLRPRGQEKLGTRTETKNVNSFRSVERAVRYEIQRQAAILAKGGTIQQETRHWHEDTGTTSPGRVKSDADDYRYFPEPDLLPVTPDEALIEQLRASLPEAPAARRRRLKQEWGFTDLEFRDVVNSGLLVEVDETVAAGAAPQQARKWWTGEIARIANTQDAEPASLISPADVAAIVELVESGTLTDRLARQVVEGVIAGEGRPKEVVDARGLAVVSDDGALIAAVDAALASQPDVLEKIRDGKVQAAGAIIGAVMKAMGGKADAARVRELVLERAGASN; the protein is encoded by the coding sequence ATGGCGCGCGCTGAACTCATGGACTTCGACAAGGCCCTCGAACTGTTCGAACCGGTGCTCGGCTTCGAGGTGCACGTCGAGCTCAGCACGAAGACGAAGATGTTCTCCGACGCCCCGAACCCGGCGTTCAGCGGCAATGCCATCACCGAGCCGAACACGGCGATCACGCCGGTCTGCCTCGGACTTCCCGGCAGCCTGCCTGTGGTCAACGAGACGGCCGTTCAGTATTCGATCTCGCTGGGCCTCGCGCTCGGCTGCCAGATCGCCCCGTCGAGCCGCTTCGCGCGCAAGAACTACTTCTACCCCGACCTTGCGAAGAACTACCAGATCAGCCAGTACGACGAGCCGATCGCCTTCGAGGGGATGCTCGAGGTCGAACTCGAGGACGGCGAACTCTGGCAGGTTCCCATCGAGCGCGCCCACATGGAGGAGGACGCCGGCAAGCTGACGCACGTGGGCGGGTCGACGGGCCGCATCCAGGGCGCCGAGTTCAGCCTCGTCGACTACAACCGCGCCGGTGTGCCGCTGGTGGAGATCGTGACGAAGCCGATCTACGGGGCCGAGCACCGCGCGCCCGAGCTCGCGAAGGCGTACGTCTCGACGATTCGCGACATCGTGCGCGCGCTGGGCATCAGCGAGGCCCGCATGGAGCGCGGCAACCTGCGCTGCGACGCGAACGTCTCGCTGCGCCCGCGCGGGCAAGAGAAGCTCGGCACCCGCACCGAGACGAAGAACGTCAACTCGTTCAGATCCGTCGAGCGGGCGGTGCGCTACGAAATTCAGCGCCAGGCGGCGATCTTGGCGAAGGGCGGCACGATCCAGCAGGAGACCCGCCACTGGCATGAAGACACGGGCACCACCTCGCCCGGTCGCGTGAAGAGCGACGCCGACGACTACCGCTACTTCCCCGAGCCCGACCTGCTGCCGGTGACGCCCGATGAGGCGCTGATCGAGCAACTGCGCGCTTCCTTGCCGGAGGCTCCGGCCGCGCGCCGTCGCCGCCTGAAGCAGGAGTGGGGCTTCACCGACCTCGAGTTCCGCGACGTGGTGAACTCGGGGCTCTTGGTCGAGGTCGATGAGACGGTCGCGGCGGGCGCCGCCCCGCAGCAGGCCCGCAAGTGGTGGACGGGCGAGATCGCCCGCATCGCGAACACGCAGGACGCCGAGCCGGCGTCTCTGATCTCACCGGCGGATGTCGCCGCGATTGTCGAGCTGGTCGAGTCGGGCACGTTGACCGACCGCCTGGCCCGTCAGGTCGTCGAGGGCGTCATCGCGGGGGAGGGCAGGCCTAAGGAGGTCGTGGATGCTCGTGGCCTCGCCGTCGTCTCCGACGACGGTGCGCTGATCGCGGCGGTGGATGCTGCACTCGCCTCCCAGCCGGACGTTCTGGAGAAGATCCGCGATGGCAAGGTGCAGGCCGCCGGCGCGATCATCGGCGCGGTCATGAAGGCGATGGGCGGCAAGGCGGATGCGGCGCGGGTGCGCGAGCTGGTGCTGGAGCGGGCCGGAGCATCGAACTAG
- a CDS encoding RNA polymerase sigma factor, which yields MRDDLADDTALWAACRGGDGEAFGALWDRHRDAVFRQALRQVTNPVDAEDVTGVTFLEAWRRRARVRVVNNSVLPWLLTTCRNVARNHERSLRRYKALLDSLPTTQAHDVLDDIGAREQAERALGSLPDVDRELLTLTAVQGLNVREAGEKLGLTHAAARARLSRAKARLRTAAELDDEEGAAS from the coding sequence ATGAGGGATGATCTCGCCGACGACACCGCCCTATGGGCGGCTTGTCGGGGCGGCGACGGAGAGGCTTTCGGCGCGTTGTGGGATCGACATCGAGACGCAGTGTTTCGGCAGGCACTGCGTCAGGTGACCAATCCTGTTGACGCCGAGGACGTCACCGGGGTCACCTTCCTGGAGGCATGGCGACGACGGGCCCGCGTTCGCGTCGTGAACAACTCCGTGCTGCCGTGGTTGCTGACGACCTGCAGAAACGTAGCGCGAAACCACGAACGCTCACTACGGCGATACAAGGCACTTCTCGACTCGCTACCGACAACACAGGCGCATGACGTTCTCGATGACATCGGCGCGCGTGAGCAAGCAGAGCGAGCCCTCGGCTCTCTGCCGGACGTAGACCGAGAGCTTCTGACCCTCACCGCAGTCCAGGGCCTGAATGTGCGGGAAGCGGGAGAGAAGCTCGGACTGACACACGCCGCCGCGAGGGCTCGCCTATCGCGAGCAAAGGCGAGACTGCGAACCGCAGCAGAACTAGACGACGAGGAAGGGGCCGCTTCATGA